One part of the Paramormyrops kingsleyae isolate MSU_618 chromosome 2, PKINGS_0.4, whole genome shotgun sequence genome encodes these proteins:
- the tmem250 gene encoding transmembrane protein 250, with protein sequence MPVIPIPRRVRSFHGPHTTCMHSACGPVRTAQLVRTKYNNFDLYLKSRWIYGFIRFLLYFGCSLFTSLLWVALSALFCLQYFSVRVFLRFQYKLSVILLLLGRRRLDFSLLNEFFIYSIHVTMFLVGGLGWCFMVFVDM encoded by the coding sequence ATGCCTGTGATCCCCATTCCGCGGCGGGTGCGTTCCTTCCATGGCCCCCACACCACCTGCATGCACTCCGCCTGCGGGCCTGTGCGTACGGCACAGCTCGTGCGCACCAAGTACAATAACTTCGACCTGTACCTGAAATCGCGCTGGATATATGGATTCATCCGCTTCCTCCTCTACTTCGGCTGCAGTCTTTTCACCTCGCTGCTCTGGGTGGCCCTGTCCGCCCTCTTCTGCCTGCAGTACTTCAGCGTGAGGGTATTTCTGCGGTTCCAGTACAAACTGTCCGtaattctgctgctgctgggccGCCGGCGTCTGGACTTCAGTCTGCTGAATGAGTTCTTCATCTACAGCATCCATGTCACCATGTTCCTCGTCGGTGGCCTGGGCTGGTGTTTCATGGTCTTCGTCGATATGTAG